In one Natronosalvus amylolyticus genomic region, the following are encoded:
- a CDS encoding PAS domain-containing protein — MSKTSAAYETVLDVQPLEIVTVSGPADTVSGELASKDGFTVSTVTVADGTFGTASDGRPDERPKETVPRPSLDTELSAEYEDADCVVIVTPSIPAAGRAVYESIRQDVTIPVVTCIDEPTESVAESVATDQWLEWFRVPEALTRIPESATTLLATRINRLVERYRYQTHTKRLLASFDGIDRGVAITDPTGTVQIATPAYARKFGVGLESVLGRHWHDQYERETVRHLESTAIPAATDGWRWKGTCQGTTAGDEPVSVTTTITALEDGALVFVVDADESVAGTYSSEE, encoded by the coding sequence ATGTCCAAAACATCGGCTGCGTACGAGACGGTTCTCGACGTACAGCCACTCGAGATCGTTACCGTCAGTGGACCTGCTGACACCGTCAGCGGTGAACTCGCCTCGAAAGACGGGTTCACCGTCAGCACCGTCACGGTCGCCGATGGTACCTTCGGAACCGCGAGCGACGGTCGCCCCGACGAGCGGCCGAAAGAAACCGTACCCAGGCCCTCTCTCGATACCGAGTTGTCGGCTGAGTACGAGGACGCAGACTGTGTCGTGATTGTAACACCCTCGATACCCGCAGCCGGGCGGGCCGTCTACGAATCCATCAGGCAGGACGTCACGATCCCAGTCGTCACTTGCATCGACGAACCAACCGAATCCGTCGCCGAGTCAGTCGCCACAGACCAGTGGCTCGAGTGGTTCCGCGTTCCCGAAGCCCTCACTCGAATTCCTGAGTCAGCCACGACACTACTGGCTACACGGATCAACCGGCTCGTCGAGCGATACCGGTACCAAACGCATACCAAACGCTTGCTCGCGAGTTTCGACGGTATCGATCGTGGCGTGGCGATTACCGATCCCACGGGAACGGTCCAAATAGCGACCCCCGCTTACGCCAGGAAGTTCGGGGTCGGCCTCGAGTCGGTACTGGGTCGTCACTGGCACGACCAGTACGAACGCGAAACCGTTCGCCATCTCGAGTCGACCGCCATCCCCGCGGCGACCGACGGCTGGCGGTGGAAAGGAACCTGCCAGGGGACGACTGCCGGCGATGAGCCGGTGTCGGTGACGACGACGATTACCGCACTCGAGGACGGGGCACTCGTGTTCGTAGTCGATGCCGACGAGAGCGTGGCTGGGACGTACTCGAGCGAAGAGTAA
- a CDS encoding adenosylhomocysteinase yields the protein MTEYPPISEQLSGDDLESARTEGRRKMDWADQHMPIMNALRETFEVDQVLEGERIAMAMHVEAKTAILVEVLADAGAEVAVTGCNPLSTHDDVSAALDTHERITSYAKRGVDDEEYYDAIHATLDLEPTITVDDGMDLVAAVHEDYPELIDGIVGGAEETTTGVHRLRAMDDDGALEYPVFAVNDTPMKRLFDNIHGTGESSLASIAMTTNLSWASKNVVVAGFGYCGKGVARKASGQNANVIVTEVEPRRALEAHMEGYDVLPMAEAAEIGDVFITTTGNRDVIVEEHFEDMKDGVLLANAGHFDIEIDLEALSDLAVDTYEARDGVEAYELEDGRRLNVIAEGRLVNLAAPVSLGHPVEVMDQSFGVQAACVREMVENGDEYGPGVHDVPDELDKEIAEIKLEAEGVEFDSLTDTQREYMGSWDHGT from the coding sequence ATGACCGAGTATCCGCCGATCAGCGAACAGCTTTCGGGCGACGACCTCGAGTCGGCTCGCACGGAGGGCCGACGCAAGATGGACTGGGCCGACCAGCACATGCCGATCATGAACGCGCTTCGTGAGACCTTCGAAGTCGACCAGGTCCTCGAGGGCGAGCGAATCGCGATGGCGATGCACGTCGAAGCGAAAACCGCGATTCTCGTCGAGGTGCTCGCCGACGCGGGAGCAGAAGTCGCTGTCACCGGCTGTAACCCGCTTTCGACCCACGACGACGTGAGTGCAGCACTCGACACGCACGAGCGCATCACGAGTTACGCCAAACGCGGCGTCGACGACGAGGAGTACTACGACGCCATCCACGCGACCCTCGACCTCGAGCCGACGATTACCGTCGACGACGGGATGGACCTCGTCGCTGCGGTGCACGAGGACTACCCCGAACTCATCGACGGCATCGTCGGTGGGGCCGAAGAAACGACCACGGGCGTCCACCGCCTGCGCGCGATGGACGACGACGGCGCACTCGAATACCCCGTCTTCGCGGTCAACGATACGCCGATGAAACGGTTGTTCGACAACATCCACGGCACCGGCGAATCCTCGCTGGCGTCTATCGCGATGACGACGAACCTCTCGTGGGCCAGCAAGAACGTCGTCGTCGCCGGCTTCGGCTACTGCGGCAAAGGCGTCGCCCGCAAGGCGTCGGGCCAGAACGCGAACGTCATCGTCACCGAAGTCGAGCCACGCCGAGCGCTCGAGGCACACATGGAAGGCTACGACGTGTTGCCGATGGCTGAAGCCGCCGAAATCGGGGACGTGTTCATCACGACGACGGGCAACCGGGACGTCATCGTCGAGGAACACTTCGAGGACATGAAAGACGGTGTGTTGCTCGCGAACGCGGGCCACTTCGACATCGAAATCGACCTCGAGGCGCTTTCGGACCTCGCCGTCGACACCTACGAAGCGCGCGACGGCGTCGAGGCCTACGAACTCGAGGATGGGCGACGGCTGAACGTGATCGCCGAAGGCCGCCTCGTGAACCTCGCGGCTCCGGTCTCGCTCGGACACCCGGTCGAAGTGATGGACCAGAGCTTCGGCGTCCAGGCCGCCTGTGTGCGAGAGATGGTCGAAAACGGCGACGAGTACGGCCCCGGCGTCCACGACGTCCCCGACGAACTCGACAAAGAAATCGCCGAAATCAAACTCGAGGCCGAAGGCGTCGAGTTCGATTCGCTGACCGACACCCAGCGCGAGTACATGGGCTCGTGGGACCACGGGACGTAA
- the rnz gene encoding ribonuclease Z: protein MQLSVTFLGTSGAIPTTQRNPSSLFVAREGEQLLFDAGEGTQRQMMRYSTGFSISHIFITHTHGDHVLGIPGLLQTMDFNDREAPLTIHCPRGTRRDLRSLVTLLGNHPTFPVTINEVGDGDVASRGEEYEVRAFETDHDTRSVGYALVEDDRKGRFDRERAEELGVPVGPAFSKLHAGEAVELEDGTVVDPAEVVGEPRPGRSLVYTGDTRPSDRTLEVVDEPDLLIHDATFADDRVERAADTAHSTARQAGSIASKMGAKRLALVHLSSRYAGQSGDHLEQAREAFSGDDEDVFVPSDGDSLELPLLED from the coding sequence ATGCAGCTGTCTGTGACCTTTCTGGGGACGAGTGGGGCGATTCCGACGACGCAACGGAATCCGAGCAGCCTGTTCGTCGCTCGAGAGGGCGAACAACTCCTGTTCGACGCCGGCGAAGGCACCCAGCGCCAGATGATGCGCTACAGCACCGGCTTTTCCATCTCGCACATCTTCATCACGCACACACACGGCGACCACGTGCTCGGAATTCCCGGCTTACTCCAGACGATGGACTTCAACGACCGCGAGGCCCCGCTGACGATTCACTGTCCACGCGGCACCAGACGGGACCTGCGGTCGCTGGTCACCCTCCTCGGCAACCATCCAACCTTCCCCGTCACGATCAACGAGGTCGGTGACGGCGACGTTGCCTCCCGTGGCGAGGAGTACGAGGTACGCGCGTTCGAGACCGACCACGACACTCGCTCGGTCGGCTACGCGCTGGTCGAGGACGACCGCAAGGGTCGGTTCGACCGCGAGCGTGCCGAGGAACTCGGCGTCCCCGTCGGCCCCGCGTTCTCGAAACTCCACGCTGGCGAAGCCGTCGAACTCGAGGACGGCACGGTCGTCGACCCCGCAGAAGTCGTCGGCGAACCCCGTCCCGGCCGCTCGCTCGTCTACACCGGCGATACGCGACCGAGCGACCGAACGCTCGAGGTCGTCGACGAACCCGACCTGTTGATTCACGACGCCACATTCGCCGACGACCGGGTCGAGCGCGCCGCCGACACCGCCCACTCGACAGCCAGACAGGCCGGGTCGATCGCAAGCAAGATGGGGGCAAAACGACTCGCACTGGTCCACCTCTCCTCGCGGTATGCCGGACAATCAGGTGATCACCTCGAGCAAGCCCGCGAAGCGTTTTCGGGTGACGACGAAGATGTCTTTGTGCCGAGCGATGGCGACAGCCTCGAGTTGCCACTGCTCGAGGACTGA
- a CDS encoding DUF460 domain-containing protein produces MSTRTSALDAVVFGVDIQSGDIRGDAPSYALVVYDGDDENLERDVVSHRKLQRLIADVEPAIIATDNMYELAADKDQLIHFLGSLPSNTKLVQVTGDEQPETLSRVAKRHGIPYGKEPMQEAEAAARLAAHNVGHEVSAFTDTTEVKVSRGRSTGKGGWSADRFTRRIHGSVKRRAREVESALEDADLEFEREVREAYGGFANAVFTVEAQPADIPVSRSRSGDVRVEIERERRDGIEFRPLAKRRDHVVVGIDPGTTTAVAIVGLEGDVLDVWSSRMSTTADVIEWIVERGRPIIVAADVTPMPETVEKFRRSFDAAGWTPERDLPIDEKQHRTREFPYEDDHQRDALAAALYAVDDHTDQFERIARKLPAGIDRGEVTARVVTDGETVETVLEDLSEDDEPDEDETEHEPRELTPEERRIRDLERQVERLEDHVDTLEGRIEDRDEEIEDLEAELAVTRREERRKVRKDREVSRLERKAERLENERDEARDTIEGLEQKVERMKALWKLDHSNFADVSEKQAGLVPVKVVEQFTRGAIQEADEAYGIATDDVVYVRDASGAGRSTAELLASFEPRVVLKDGGLSDIARSILFDRDIPVGPAEDVAMQEVDELAVAREADVEAVIDDWRERAQDRERDQKAQMVDRLISEHRAGDNEA; encoded by the coding sequence GTGAGTACGCGAACGAGTGCGCTCGATGCAGTCGTTTTCGGGGTCGACATCCAGTCTGGTGACATTCGTGGCGATGCCCCCTCCTACGCCCTGGTCGTCTACGACGGCGATGACGAGAACCTCGAGCGAGACGTGGTCTCCCATCGAAAGCTCCAGCGACTGATCGCCGACGTCGAACCGGCGATCATCGCGACGGACAACATGTACGAACTGGCCGCGGACAAAGACCAGTTGATTCACTTTCTGGGCTCGCTCCCCTCGAACACCAAACTGGTCCAGGTGACTGGCGACGAACAGCCCGAAACGCTCTCTCGAGTCGCCAAACGACACGGCATCCCCTACGGCAAAGAGCCGATGCAAGAGGCCGAAGCCGCCGCCAGACTCGCCGCACACAACGTCGGTCACGAAGTCTCTGCGTTCACCGACACCACCGAAGTCAAAGTCTCGCGCGGCCGTTCGACCGGGAAAGGCGGGTGGAGCGCCGACCGGTTTACGCGACGCATTCACGGTTCAGTCAAACGCCGCGCTCGAGAGGTCGAAAGCGCGCTCGAAGACGCCGATCTCGAGTTCGAACGCGAGGTACGAGAGGCCTACGGCGGCTTTGCCAACGCGGTCTTCACCGTCGAGGCACAACCGGCTGACATCCCCGTTTCACGATCGCGGTCGGGTGACGTCCGCGTCGAGATCGAACGTGAGCGCCGCGACGGTATCGAGTTTCGCCCGCTCGCCAAACGTCGCGATCACGTCGTCGTCGGCATCGACCCGGGGACGACCACCGCCGTCGCCATCGTGGGCCTCGAGGGCGACGTCCTCGACGTCTGGAGTTCCCGAATGTCGACGACCGCCGACGTGATCGAGTGGATCGTCGAGCGTGGTCGCCCGATCATCGTCGCCGCCGACGTGACGCCGATGCCCGAAACCGTCGAAAAGTTCCGCCGAAGTTTCGACGCCGCCGGTTGGACACCCGAGCGTGACCTCCCGATCGACGAGAAACAACACCGCACCCGGGAGTTTCCCTACGAAGACGACCACCAGCGAGACGCCCTGGCGGCAGCGCTGTACGCTGTCGACGATCACACCGACCAGTTCGAGCGCATCGCCCGCAAACTGCCTGCCGGTATCGACCGCGGGGAGGTAACCGCCCGCGTCGTCACCGACGGCGAAACTGTCGAAACCGTTCTCGAGGACCTGAGCGAGGACGACGAACCCGACGAGGACGAAACCGAACACGAGCCACGCGAGCTAACCCCCGAAGAACGACGAATCCGGGACCTCGAGCGACAGGTCGAGCGCCTCGAGGACCACGTCGACACCCTCGAAGGTCGAATCGAGGACCGCGACGAGGAGATCGAAGACCTCGAGGCCGAACTCGCCGTGACCCGGCGCGAAGAGCGTCGAAAGGTCCGTAAAGACCGAGAGGTCAGCCGCCTCGAGCGCAAAGCCGAACGCCTCGAAAACGAACGCGACGAGGCACGGGACACGATCGAGGGCCTCGAGCAGAAAGTCGAGCGGATGAAAGCCCTCTGGAAACTCGACCACTCGAACTTTGCGGACGTCTCGGAGAAGCAGGCGGGACTCGTCCCCGTCAAAGTCGTCGAACAGTTCACCAGAGGGGCGATTCAGGAAGCTGACGAGGCCTACGGCATCGCGACCGACGACGTCGTCTACGTGCGTGACGCCAGCGGGGCCGGACGCTCGACGGCCGAACTCCTCGCGAGTTTCGAGCCACGGGTGGTCCTCAAAGACGGCGGGCTGTCGGATATCGCGAGGTCGATCCTGTTCGACCGGGACATCCCGGTCGGCCCCGCCGAAGACGTAGCAATGCAGGAAGTCGACGAGTTGGCCGTCGCTCGAGAGGCCGACGTCGAAGCCGTGATCGACGACTGGCGCGAGCGCGCCCAGGATCGAGAACGCGACCAGAAAGCCCAGATGGTCGACCGCCTCATCAGCGAGCATCGCGCCGGGGACAACGAGGCTTAG
- a CDS encoding DUF7470 family protein: MRPNLSPLGIFGILLVGAGIALIASQNVLIAAGLALLLAGVALVVKSIISGMLSSWGMM; encoded by the coding sequence ATGCGACCCAATCTCAGCCCCCTCGGTATCTTCGGTATCCTGCTCGTCGGTGCTGGTATCGCGTTGATCGCGTCCCAGAACGTACTTATCGCCGCCGGTCTCGCACTGCTGCTCGCAGGTGTGGCACTGGTCGTCAAATCGATTATCTCGGGAATGCTCTCGTCGTGGGGGATGATGTAA
- the eif1A gene encoding translation initiation factor eIF-1A, with translation MSDDEGGRKNLRMPDDDEVFATVTNMLGANRVTVRCADGEERTARIPGKMQKRIWIREDDVVLVEPWDWQDEKADITWRYEKAEADQLRREGHIQ, from the coding sequence ATGAGCGACGACGAGGGTGGTCGGAAGAACCTTCGCATGCCCGACGATGACGAGGTCTTCGCGACCGTCACGAACATGCTCGGTGCAAACCGGGTCACGGTCAGATGTGCCGACGGCGAGGAACGAACCGCTCGTATTCCCGGCAAGATGCAAAAGCGAATCTGGATCCGCGAGGACGACGTCGTCCTCGTCGAGCCCTGGGACTGGCAAGACGAGAAGGCCGACATCACCTGGCGCTACGAGAAGGCAGAAGCCGACCAGCTCCGTCGAGAAGGCCACATTCAGTAG
- a CDS encoding ornithine cyclodeaminase family protein codes for MQTLLLDSEDVDENALMEDVIWAVEDAFAAYEYGNAQMPAKSYIDLPQYNGDFRSMPAYMDAGEWDAAGLKWVNVHPDNPGEYELPTVMGTMIYSDPETAFPLAIMDGTELTMKRTGAAAAVATDYLAVEDATSLGIVGAGVQSYTQLDAIAAVRPIEEVVVSDLDDGRVQRFIDAYGDDFDVRSGSISEAGHCDVLSTVTPVTDPIVGLEDVGEHTHINAMGADAEGKHELTDDLLKAARIVIDDHKQCTHSGEINVPYNAGVLTDEDIYGEIGQIVVGDKSGRDADTGVSVFDSTGLAIQDVAAAHVVYEQASSADNGSPFDLVGVHDGN; via the coding sequence ATGCAAACGCTCCTATTGGATAGCGAAGACGTAGACGAGAACGCCCTGATGGAGGACGTCATCTGGGCCGTCGAGGACGCCTTTGCCGCCTACGAGTACGGCAACGCCCAGATGCCGGCCAAATCGTATATCGATCTGCCACAGTACAACGGCGACTTTCGCTCGATGCCGGCGTACATGGACGCGGGCGAGTGGGACGCTGCCGGCCTGAAGTGGGTCAACGTCCACCCAGACAATCCCGGCGAGTACGAGCTACCGACCGTCATGGGAACGATGATCTACTCGGATCCGGAGACGGCGTTTCCGCTGGCCATCATGGACGGCACCGAACTCACGATGAAACGAACGGGGGCGGCCGCGGCCGTGGCCACCGACTATCTGGCCGTCGAGGACGCGACCAGTCTGGGTATCGTCGGTGCCGGCGTTCAGTCGTACACCCAACTCGACGCCATCGCCGCCGTGCGCCCCATCGAGGAGGTCGTCGTCAGCGACCTCGACGACGGACGAGTCCAGCGATTTATCGACGCCTACGGCGACGACTTCGACGTTCGCTCAGGATCGATCAGCGAGGCCGGTCACTGTGACGTCCTCTCGACGGTGACGCCAGTGACCGACCCCATCGTGGGCCTCGAGGATGTCGGCGAACACACTCACATCAACGCGATGGGGGCAGACGCCGAAGGCAAACACGAACTGACCGACGACCTGCTCAAGGCGGCCCGCATCGTCATCGACGACCACAAGCAGTGTACCCACTCGGGTGAGATCAACGTCCCGTACAACGCGGGCGTCCTCACGGACGAGGACATCTACGGCGAAATCGGTCAGATCGTCGTCGGCGACAAATCGGGCCGAGACGCGGATACCGGCGTCTCCGTCTTCGATTCGACCGGCCTCGCGATTCAGGATGTCGCGGCCGCCCACGTCGTCTACGAACAGGCCTCGAGTGCCGACAACGGTTCGCCGTTCGACCTGGTCGGCGTCCACGACGGGAACTGA
- the thsA gene encoding thermosome subunit alpha, translating to MGNQPLIVLSDDSQRTSGKDAQSMNISAGKAVAEAVRTTLGPKGMDKMLVDSTGNVVVTNDGVTLLTEMEIDHPAANMIVEVSETQEEEVGDGTTSAVVVAGELLKRAEELLEQDIHATTLAQGYRQASTKANEVLDEIAIDVDASDEEVLQQIAATAMTGKGAENAKDLLSSLVVQAVQTVADDDGIDTDNVKVEKVVGGSIDNSELVEGVIVDKERVNDNMPYFAEEANIALIDGALEIKETEIDAEVNVTDPDQLQQFLEQEEAQLKEMVDKLAEVGADVVFVDGGIDDMAQHYLAEEGIIAVRRVKSSDMSRLARSTGARAVNTVDDLTEDHLGFAGSVAQKDIAGDQRIFVEDVEDAKAVTLILRGGTEHVIDEVDRAIEDSLGVVRTTIEDGQVVAGGGAPEVELSLALRDYADSVGGREQLAIEAFADALEVIPRTLAENAGLDPIDSLVELRSAHDGGDVAAGLDAYTGATIDMGEEGVYEPRRVKGQAIESATEAAVMLLRIDDVIAAGELKGGGSDDGDDEEMPPGGGMGGMGGMGGMGGMGGAM from the coding sequence ATGGGCAACCAGCCGCTTATTGTACTTTCCGACGACAGCCAGCGAACGTCCGGAAAGGACGCACAGTCGATGAACATCTCGGCCGGGAAGGCCGTCGCCGAAGCGGTCCGCACGACGCTCGGACCGAAAGGCATGGACAAGATGCTCGTCGACTCCACAGGTAACGTCGTCGTCACGAACGACGGTGTGACCCTCCTGACGGAGATGGAGATCGATCACCCAGCCGCGAACATGATCGTCGAAGTCTCCGAAACCCAGGAAGAGGAGGTCGGCGACGGGACCACGTCCGCCGTCGTCGTCGCCGGTGAACTGCTCAAACGCGCCGAGGAACTCCTCGAGCAGGACATTCACGCGACCACCCTCGCACAGGGATACCGACAGGCGTCGACCAAAGCCAACGAGGTCCTCGACGAGATCGCTATCGACGTCGACGCGAGCGACGAGGAAGTCCTCCAGCAGATCGCTGCCACGGCGATGACCGGCAAAGGTGCAGAGAACGCGAAAGATCTGCTCTCCTCGCTGGTCGTCCAGGCCGTTCAGACCGTCGCTGACGATGACGGCATCGACACGGACAACGTCAAAGTCGAGAAGGTCGTCGGTGGCTCCATCGACAACTCCGAACTCGTCGAAGGCGTCATCGTCGACAAAGAGCGCGTCAACGACAACATGCCGTACTTCGCCGAGGAGGCCAACATCGCGCTCATCGACGGCGCCCTCGAGATCAAAGAGACCGAAATCGACGCCGAAGTCAACGTCACCGATCCCGACCAGCTTCAGCAGTTCCTCGAGCAGGAAGAAGCCCAGCTCAAGGAAATGGTCGACAAACTCGCCGAGGTCGGTGCTGACGTCGTCTTCGTCGATGGCGGTATCGACGACATGGCCCAGCACTACCTCGCCGAGGAAGGCATCATCGCCGTCCGCCGTGTCAAATCCAGCGACATGAGCCGACTGGCTCGCTCGACGGGTGCCCGCGCGGTCAACACCGTCGACGACCTCACCGAGGACCACCTCGGCTTCGCTGGCAGCGTCGCCCAGAAAGACATTGCCGGCGACCAGCGCATCTTCGTCGAGGACGTCGAAGACGCCAAAGCCGTCACCCTCATCCTCCGCGGTGGCACCGAGCACGTCATCGACGAAGTCGACCGTGCCATCGAGGACTCGCTCGGCGTCGTTCGCACGACCATCGAAGACGGCCAGGTCGTCGCCGGTGGCGGCGCGCCGGAAGTCGAACTCTCGCTTGCCCTGCGTGACTACGCTGACTCCGTCGGAGGCCGCGAACAGCTCGCCATCGAGGCCTTTGCCGACGCTCTCGAGGTAATCCCACGCACGCTCGCCGAGAACGCTGGACTCGACCCCATCGACTCGCTGGTCGAACTCCGTAGCGCTCACGACGGCGGCGACGTCGCGGCCGGACTGGACGCCTACACCGGAGCAACCATCGACATGGGCGAGGAAGGCGTCTACGAGCCACGCCGCGTCAAAGGTCAGGCTATCGAGTCGGCCACCGAGGCCGCTGTCATGTTGCTCCGTATCGACGACGTGATCGCAGCTGGCGAACTCAAAGGCGGCGGCAGCGACGACGGCGACGACGAGGAAATGCCACCAGGCGGCGGTATGGGTGGCATGGGCGGCATGGGCGGCATGGGTGGTATGGGCGGCGCGATGTGA
- a CDS encoding KH domain-containing protein yields the protein MQHVKIPQDRIGVLIGEGGETMRRIESEAEVRLDIDSENGSVAIETVGDPVRGLKGPEIVRAIGRGFAPEDALRLLADDMMLFDLVDIGAASRNKNDLQRQKGRLIGENGRTRELMEELSGASVVIYGSTLGIIGTPPEVDAARTATEMLLEGAPHGAVYSFLEERHNEMKHQGMQYHRYPGGTAGEDA from the coding sequence ATGCAACACGTGAAGATTCCGCAGGATCGAATTGGCGTTCTTATCGGCGAAGGTGGTGAGACCATGCGTCGGATCGAATCTGAAGCCGAGGTGCGACTCGACATCGATTCCGAGAACGGCTCGGTCGCGATCGAAACCGTCGGCGACCCGGTTCGTGGCCTCAAAGGCCCAGAAATCGTCCGTGCGATCGGTCGCGGATTCGCCCCCGAGGACGCACTTCGACTGCTCGCCGACGATATGATGCTGTTCGATCTGGTCGACATCGGCGCCGCTTCTCGGAACAAAAACGACCTCCAGCGACAGAAGGGTCGACTCATCGGCGAGAACGGACGCACTCGAGAACTCATGGAGGAACTGTCCGGCGCGTCGGTCGTCATCTACGGGTCGACGCTCGGTATCATCGGCACACCACCAGAAGTCGATGCGGCCCGAACGGCTACCGAAATGCTGCTCGAGGGTGCACCACACGGGGCGGTTTACTCGTTCCTCGAGGAACGACACAACGAGATGAAACACCAGGGAATGCAGTATCACCGGTACCCTGGGGGAACGGCCGGCGAAGACGCCTGA